Proteins co-encoded in one Saprospira grandis genomic window:
- a CDS encoding S41 family peptidase: MQKIFASFWLLFLLPLWTQAQLQDALWMRYPAISPDGQSIVFSYKGDLYSMPAAGGEAKPLTQHSAHDFMPVWSKDSRSIAFASDRYGNFDIFTMPAEGGAPKRLTFHSTDDYPSDFSGDGHRIFFSSLRIDDVKNQQFPYARLPELYAVPATGGRVEQITSAAAEYTKVSRKGDIYVFQDKKGYEDPWRKHHQSSVTRDIWLYEPLRNKSFSRLTDFGGEDREPVLSKDAKTLYYLSEESGSLNVYSLEIRGKKNKKQLTNFDKHPVRFLSISDEGLLCFQYNGELYTLKPGANAQKLQVQIASDWRSNPREIVMANRAGEFALSPNGKEVAYVYRGEVFVSSMEAGTTKRITNTPEQERSISFSPDGRSILYASEREESWNLYQTSLARKEEKYFFNSTLLQEETILASDKETFQPAYSPDGKEVAFLEERTRLKVINLESKKERTILEKDRNYSYSDGDQYYQWSPDGKWFLLEFLQENQWISEIGLVAADGKTAPVNLSRSGYNDGRPKWSMNGESLIWFSDRKGMRNHASWGSQNDVFALFLTQDAYDRYRLSKEDYQLLKEEEEEKKKASKKDEKKDKEEKAAEDKKLKPLNIELEGLEDRIARLTIHSASLADAVLDKEGETLYYLAAFEKGYDLWATNLRTKKTEIVQKLGGSGSSLILDKKGEKLYFGNRGQIKEMELKSKKVKTVRLKGEMELQSAEERAYLFNHIWRQVKRKFYLEDLHGVDWDLYKKEYARFLPHINNGYDFAEMASELLGELNASHTGCRYTPNRKGGDQTAALGIYMDYAHNKAGIKIAKILKGSPLDKADIEVAAGDIIEAIDGQKIGKEDNFWPLLNRKAGDNILLTIYNSKEKSRQDIRIKPISFGQEFNLRYEDWVESRHKMVEELSDGQLGYVHVKGMNNSAFQQVYSDALGRHYNKKALIVDTRFNGGGWLHDDLASFLSGEVYLKIRPRGQKIGTEPMFKWSRPSVVLMSEGNYSDAHMFPYVYKALGIGKLIGMPVPGTATAVWWERLQNGMVFGIPQVGMETLEGQLLENTQLEPDIMVRNDYEKMLNGRDEQIEAAVKELQRQLKAQNIDKQ; this comes from the coding sequence ATGCAAAAGATATTTGCTTCCTTTTGGTTGCTCTTTTTACTTCCCTTATGGACCCAAGCGCAGCTACAAGATGCGCTCTGGATGCGCTATCCCGCTATTTCTCCCGATGGGCAAAGCATTGTATTTAGCTATAAAGGCGATTTATATAGTATGCCCGCCGCAGGTGGAGAGGCCAAGCCGCTCACGCAGCATAGCGCGCACGACTTCATGCCCGTTTGGTCCAAAGATAGCCGAAGCATTGCCTTTGCTTCTGACCGCTACGGCAATTTTGATATTTTCACGATGCCCGCAGAGGGTGGGGCCCCCAAGCGCCTTACTTTCCATTCTACAGATGATTACCCCTCAGACTTCAGCGGAGACGGTCACCGTATCTTCTTTAGCTCCCTGAGGATAGATGATGTCAAGAACCAACAGTTTCCCTATGCCCGCTTGCCCGAGCTTTATGCCGTGCCCGCTACAGGCGGAAGAGTAGAACAAATTACCTCTGCCGCTGCCGAATACACCAAAGTGAGCCGCAAAGGCGATATCTACGTCTTTCAAGATAAGAAGGGCTATGAAGACCCTTGGCGCAAACATCATCAATCTTCTGTTACTAGAGATATTTGGTTGTATGAGCCGCTCAGAAACAAAAGCTTTAGCCGCTTGACCGATTTTGGCGGGGAAGACAGAGAGCCGGTGCTTTCTAAAGATGCCAAAACCCTCTACTACCTTTCAGAAGAATCGGGCAGTCTAAATGTCTATAGCCTAGAGATTCGAGGCAAAAAGAACAAAAAGCAATTGACCAACTTCGATAAGCATCCCGTTCGCTTTTTGTCTATTTCTGATGAAGGCCTGCTTTGTTTCCAATACAATGGAGAGCTATATACCCTAAAGCCAGGCGCCAACGCCCAAAAACTACAGGTACAAATTGCTAGCGATTGGCGGAGCAACCCCAGAGAAATCGTCATGGCCAATCGGGCCGGGGAGTTTGCTCTTTCGCCCAATGGCAAAGAGGTGGCCTACGTTTATAGAGGGGAGGTTTTTGTCTCTTCTATGGAAGCTGGAACAACCAAGCGCATTACCAATACGCCAGAGCAGGAGCGCAGCATTAGCTTTAGCCCCGATGGTCGCAGTATTCTCTATGCTTCGGAGCGAGAAGAAAGTTGGAACCTCTACCAAACGAGTTTGGCCCGCAAGGAAGAAAAGTATTTCTTCAACTCCACCTTGCTCCAAGAAGAAACCATCTTGGCCTCAGATAAAGAGACCTTCCAACCCGCTTATTCTCCCGATGGGAAGGAGGTGGCCTTTCTAGAAGAGCGCACAAGGCTCAAGGTCATCAACCTAGAGAGCAAAAAAGAGCGGACCATCTTGGAGAAAGACCGCAACTACTCTTATTCCGATGGCGACCAATACTACCAATGGTCTCCCGATGGCAAATGGTTTTTGCTAGAGTTCTTGCAAGAAAACCAATGGATCTCTGAAATTGGTCTAGTGGCCGCCGATGGGAAAACCGCTCCCGTAAATTTGAGCCGCAGTGGCTACAATGACGGCCGCCCCAAATGGAGCATGAATGGAGAATCTCTCATTTGGTTCTCAGACCGCAAAGGCATGCGCAATCATGCCAGCTGGGGAAGCCAGAATGATGTTTTTGCCCTTTTCTTGACCCAAGACGCCTATGACCGCTACCGCCTGAGCAAAGAAGATTATCAATTGCTCAAAGAGGAGGAAGAGGAAAAGAAGAAAGCGAGCAAAAAGGACGAGAAGAAAGATAAAGAGGAAAAAGCAGCAGAGGATAAGAAGCTCAAACCCCTAAATATCGAATTGGAGGGCCTTGAGGACCGCATCGCCCGCCTAACTATCCATTCGGCAAGTTTGGCCGATGCCGTTTTGGACAAAGAAGGGGAAACCCTCTATTATCTGGCCGCCTTTGAAAAAGGCTATGACCTTTGGGCCACTAACTTACGGACCAAAAAGACGGAGATTGTCCAGAAACTGGGCGGCTCTGGCTCTTCACTAATCCTAGATAAAAAAGGAGAGAAACTCTACTTTGGCAATAGAGGACAGATCAAAGAGATGGAGCTCAAGAGCAAGAAGGTAAAAACAGTTCGCCTCAAAGGAGAAATGGAACTACAGTCTGCCGAAGAACGAGCCTATTTGTTTAACCATATCTGGAGACAGGTAAAACGCAAGTTCTACTTAGAGGACCTACATGGCGTAGATTGGGACCTCTATAAAAAAGAATATGCTCGCTTCCTTCCTCATATTAACAATGGCTACGACTTTGCCGAGATGGCTAGTGAGCTGCTCGGAGAGCTAAATGCCTCGCATACAGGCTGCCGATATACCCCCAACAGAAAAGGCGGAGACCAAACCGCTGCTTTGGGGATTTATATGGATTATGCCCATAATAAGGCGGGAATCAAAATTGCCAAAATCCTCAAAGGGAGTCCTTTGGATAAAGCCGATATAGAAGTAGCCGCAGGAGACATCATTGAGGCGATTGATGGACAAAAAATTGGCAAAGAAGATAATTTCTGGCCCTTACTCAACCGCAAAGCAGGGGACAACATCCTGCTCACGATCTATAACAGCAAAGAGAAGAGTCGCCAAGACATCCGCATCAAGCCTATTTCTTTTGGCCAAGAGTTCAACCTCCGCTATGAGGACTGGGTAGAAAGCCGCCACAAGATGGTCGAGGAGCTTTCTGATGGCCAATTGGGCTATGTGCATGTCAAAGGCATGAATAATTCGGCTTTTCAGCAGGTTTATTCTGATGCTTTGGGCCGTCATTACAACAAAAAGGCCCTAATCGTAGATACCCGCTTCAATGGTGGGGGCTGGTTGCATGATGACTTGGCCAGCTTCCTCAGCGGAGAGGTTTATCTCAAGATTCGCCCAAGAGGACAAAAGATCGGTACCGAGCCCATGTTCAAATGGTCGCGCCCCTCGGTGGTCCTCATGAGCGAAGGCAACTACTCCGACGCCCATATGTTTCCCTATGTATACAAGGCCTTGGGCATCGGCAAACTGATCGGTATGCCTGTACCAGGTACGGCCACGGCGGTATGGTGGGAGCGCCTACAAAACGGCATGGTCTTCGGCATTCCGCAGGTGGGCATGGAAACCCTAGAGGGCCAATTGCTAGAAAACACCCAACTAGAGCCCGACATCATGGTCCGAAACGATTATGAGAAGATGCTCAACGGTAGAGATGAGCAAATTGAGGCAGCTGTAAAAGAATTGCAGCGACAACTCAAAGCTCAAAATATAGATAAGCAATAG
- a CDS encoding T9SS-dependent M36 family metallopeptidase has protein sequence MQNNLPHLLGICLLCFIGVGQLWGQTSNEQIQQLLLQQQKQLGLKASDLSEWRVYDRHQSKQTGVEHIYIRQMYQGVEVQNAVINLNIKNGQLISLGNRFEANLAQRVLAASAQITPATAIQKAADALYLPPLQNLRELENSGPNSYLFSPAGISLENIPLKLCYQPGPEGEIRLAWDLSIYQRNKQHWWSLRIDAQNGKILAQEDWIKHCSFADHAFGNCSRPDVPHLPTVSGTLANNALPAQYRVFAEPLESPNHGSRTLEVDPADTTASPLGWHDTDGQAGAEYTITRGNNVHAYEDRAAADQPGYSPDGGSALNFDFPLNMNQQPAAYEDAAITNLFYWNNLTHDVWYHYGFDEASGNFQENNYGRGGQGGDYVFAEAQDGGGTNNANFGTPPEGSNPTMQMFLWTNGGGSSSLLDVNSPSSIAGTYTATEGTFGPNVPTTPITEDLVLADDATAPDPNDACDPLTNAASLNGKIAVVYRGSCTFVAKVQAAEAAGALAVIVINNTAGAPITMGGTGTTNIPSIMISDTDGAAIVAEMANGTVNASIGNFSANFDKDGDFDNGIIAHEYGHGISTRLTGGASNSGCLSNAEQMGEGWSDYFGLMMTIEPGDQATDVRGIGTFATGQAVTGTGIRPAPYTTDMAVNSYTYGDVNNTNLSEPHGIGFVWATVLWDLNWALIDQYGYDADLYNGTAGNNMAMNLVINGIKLQPCSPGFVDGRDAILQADQLLYGGANQCLIWEVFARRGLGASADQGSSNNRSDQLEAFDLPTSCQTPVTAPTANFNSLLVSACGSSVNFEDQSTDVPQQWRWDFGDGNTDTLPNPSHNYSANGTYNVVLIVSNSLGSDTISSTVTINIPSAPTAANQTICPGSTTISANTTSNSVIWYDAQGTPLDTSLTFVTPNLNSNTTYQMEGVTFYPRSFVGIDSAGASGNGGYHNTGFTGTQNFEAFKPLVIVSGWIDAGNPGPRTIYLWDGNDGSGNIVDQVTINALGGPQRVELGLEVPGPGNYSLGGTSINLFRNNAGASYPYVVPGLLSINSSSATTGPLDFWYYVYDWEVEEAPCRSPLGNLSVNVNNGAVFSYTASDLDLSFTDQSANASSWAWDFGDGNSSTLQNPTHSYNLPGTYTITLSVNGNSSCVYNETITVAASSVQNLANGNSMRLQPNPAKEISTLSFSQPLESEQRLELISLDGRLLNSWQLAIGQSRLEIDLEQLVPAFYILRLTDKNGSHSLRLLVQ, from the coding sequence ATGCAAAACAACCTTCCACATCTTTTGGGGATATGTCTGCTTTGTTTTATTGGTGTCGGTCAGTTATGGGGCCAAACCTCCAATGAACAAATTCAACAGCTTCTTCTTCAGCAACAAAAACAGTTGGGCCTGAAGGCTTCAGACCTATCAGAATGGCGTGTTTATGACCGTCATCAGAGCAAACAAACTGGCGTAGAACACATTTATATTCGCCAAATGTACCAAGGCGTTGAGGTCCAAAATGCCGTAATTAACCTCAATATTAAAAATGGGCAGCTGATTAGCTTGGGCAACCGCTTTGAAGCTAATTTGGCCCAAAGGGTTTTAGCCGCAAGCGCCCAAATTACGCCCGCAACGGCCATTCAAAAAGCCGCCGATGCCCTTTATTTACCCCCTTTGCAAAATCTAAGAGAACTAGAAAATAGCGGCCCAAACAGCTATTTATTTAGTCCCGCAGGCATTTCTCTAGAGAATATTCCCCTAAAACTTTGCTATCAGCCGGGGCCAGAAGGCGAAATCCGCCTTGCTTGGGACCTTAGCATCTACCAAAGGAACAAACAGCATTGGTGGTCGCTCCGCATTGATGCCCAAAACGGGAAAATTTTGGCCCAGGAAGATTGGATCAAGCATTGTAGCTTTGCCGATCATGCTTTTGGCAATTGTAGCCGACCCGATGTCCCCCATCTGCCCACAGTAAGCGGAACATTGGCCAATAATGCGCTGCCCGCACAATATCGAGTTTTTGCAGAGCCCCTAGAGAGCCCCAACCACGGTAGCCGAACCCTAGAGGTTGATCCTGCCGATACAACGGCCTCTCCCCTCGGTTGGCATGATACCGACGGACAAGCTGGTGCAGAATACACCATCACTCGCGGAAATAATGTGCATGCCTATGAGGACCGAGCCGCAGCAGATCAGCCAGGCTATTCTCCCGATGGCGGCAGCGCCCTCAATTTTGATTTTCCACTCAATATGAATCAACAACCCGCAGCCTATGAGGATGCAGCGATCACGAACCTCTTTTATTGGAATAACCTCACGCATGATGTTTGGTACCACTACGGTTTTGATGAAGCCAGCGGAAACTTTCAAGAGAATAATTATGGCCGTGGCGGCCAAGGCGGCGATTATGTCTTTGCCGAGGCCCAAGATGGCGGCGGAACCAATAATGCCAACTTCGGAACGCCCCCAGAAGGTAGCAACCCTACTATGCAAATGTTTCTTTGGACCAATGGCGGGGGATCAAGCAGCTTGCTAGATGTTAATAGTCCAAGCAGCATCGCCGGAACTTATACGGCTACTGAGGGTACTTTTGGCCCCAATGTCCCCACTACACCTATTACAGAGGATTTGGTCCTCGCCGATGATGCTACCGCTCCAGATCCCAATGATGCCTGCGACCCGCTAACCAATGCAGCTAGCCTCAACGGAAAAATTGCTGTGGTATATCGAGGAAGCTGTACCTTTGTGGCTAAGGTGCAAGCCGCTGAAGCCGCTGGAGCCCTGGCCGTTATTGTGATCAATAATACTGCAGGTGCCCCCATTACTATGGGCGGAACAGGAACCACCAATATCCCCAGCATTATGATTAGCGATACCGATGGAGCCGCTATTGTCGCCGAAATGGCCAATGGAACCGTCAATGCGAGTATCGGTAACTTTTCGGCTAACTTTGATAAAGATGGCGATTTTGACAATGGAATTATTGCCCATGAATATGGCCACGGTATTTCTACTCGCCTGACAGGCGGAGCCTCTAACTCTGGTTGCCTCAGCAATGCAGAGCAAATGGGCGAAGGCTGGTCCGATTACTTTGGTTTGATGATGACAATTGAGCCTGGCGACCAAGCCACTGATGTCCGTGGCATCGGTACGTTTGCCACCGGCCAAGCCGTTACTGGAACAGGAATTCGCCCAGCACCTTATACTACAGATATGGCCGTTAATAGCTATACCTATGGCGATGTAAATAATACGAACCTTTCTGAGCCTCATGGCATCGGTTTCGTTTGGGCAACGGTGCTTTGGGACCTCAACTGGGCTCTTATTGACCAATATGGCTATGATGCCGACCTTTATAATGGTACTGCTGGAAACAATATGGCGATGAATTTGGTCATCAACGGAATCAAGTTACAGCCCTGTAGCCCCGGCTTTGTCGATGGTCGTGACGCTATCCTCCAAGCCGATCAATTGCTCTATGGAGGGGCCAACCAATGTTTGATCTGGGAAGTTTTTGCCCGCCGCGGTTTGGGCGCTAGTGCAGACCAAGGAAGTAGCAATAACCGCTCGGACCAACTAGAGGCTTTTGATCTGCCCACTTCTTGCCAAACGCCAGTAACCGCCCCCACGGCCAACTTTAATAGCCTTTTGGTTTCGGCCTGTGGTAGCAGCGTTAATTTTGAAGACCAGTCTACGGATGTGCCCCAACAATGGCGCTGGGACTTTGGCGACGGAAATACAGATACCCTCCCCAATCCTAGCCATAACTATAGCGCCAATGGAACTTATAATGTGGTCCTTATCGTCAGCAATAGCCTAGGGAGCGATACGATTAGCAGTACCGTGACGATTAACATACCTAGCGCGCCTACCGCAGCCAATCAAACGATTTGCCCAGGCAGCACAACTATTAGCGCCAATACGACTAGCAACAGCGTGATTTGGTACGATGCCCAAGGAACGCCTCTGGATACTAGCCTCACTTTCGTTACGCCCAACCTCAATAGTAATACCACTTACCAAATGGAGGGCGTGACTTTCTACCCCAGAAGCTTTGTCGGTATTGATTCGGCTGGAGCCTCAGGAAATGGCGGTTACCATAATACTGGATTTACGGGTACCCAAAACTTCGAGGCCTTCAAGCCTTTGGTCATTGTTTCTGGCTGGATCGATGCTGGAAACCCTGGACCAAGAACGATTTATCTTTGGGATGGCAATGATGGCTCTGGAAATATTGTGGACCAAGTGACAATTAACGCCTTAGGCGGTCCCCAAAGAGTAGAACTCGGCCTAGAGGTTCCTGGTCCAGGAAATTATAGCCTTGGTGGAACCTCTATCAATCTTTTCCGCAATAATGCCGGCGCTAGTTATCCTTATGTGGTCCCCGGCCTATTGTCAATCAATAGCTCTTCGGCAACTACGGGCCCTTTAGACTTCTGGTATTATGTCTATGATTGGGAGGTAGAGGAAGCGCCTTGCCGCTCTCCCTTGGGCAATCTGAGCGTTAATGTAAACAATGGAGCGGTATTTAGCTATACGGCCAGCGATTTGGACCTCAGCTTTACGGACCAATCTGCCAATGCCTCTAGCTGGGCTTGGGATTTTGGCGATGGCAATAGCTCTACCCTACAAAACCCTACACATAGCTACAACCTGCCAGGTACTTATACCATTACACTCAGCGTTAATGGCAATTCCAGCTGTGTATATAACGAAACGATTACGGTCGCAGCAAGCAGCGTTCAGAACTTGGCCAACGGCAATAGCATGCGGCTACAGCCCAATCCCGCCAAGGAGATCAGCACGCTTAGCTTTAGCCAGCCGCTAGAAAGCGAACAAAGACTAGAGCTCATCAGTCTGGATGGTCGCCTGCTCAATAGCTGGCAGTTGGCCATTGGCCAAAGTCGCCTAGAGATAGACCTCGAGCAATTGGTTCCTGCCTTTTACATCCTTCGATTGACGGATAAAAATGGTAGCCACAGCCTGCGCTTGCTGGTCCAATAA
- the smc gene encoding chromosome segregation protein SMC, translating to MRLKSLEIKGFKSFADKTVINFSEDVIGIVGSNGCGKSNIVDSIRWVLGEQKTKQLRSDSMTSVIFNGTSKRKAAALAEVSLRFENDRGVLPTEFQEVTIKRALHKDGSGEYYLNGVKCRLKDINNLLSDTGMGSDSYAIIALGMVDDLLQDKDNSRLKLFEQAAGISKYKIRKKETLRKLKQTAEDLERVEDLLHEVEQQLKTLERQAKRAKRYLELKSEYKQLSIDLQAIRIRGLRKDYSELEKKMAQEQQQIQKQQGEQELEQERLRSAKREQLEKEQRLSAAQQKLNQLIGRIKGLENEQKMKAQEALFLQQNKEKLLDRLRSGKERLSAAQQNADRYAQQKKTEEEVLEILSDALYEAQEQLAKIRSEHGQLKIEVEQFLEEQKSMQERLVQAEKEMAVYETEQNNLKKQYRQIDERLAQRAEELKAVELAYRESASELQTQKGILEGLQQAEEIRKSELENVEQQLESESQLLQQKNRLLDAKSNEKKLLEDLVKSMEGYAQSVKFLHQNDSWTDKPALLSDLFYCPEEYRLAVENYLSPYLNYYVVQTAEEAYKAVQLLEEAEKGKANFFVLDWMALKGEKQLSVPGAQAVLELVDYEADYEALAQQLFAQVYILEEGQERPAQSPGHFLSKDGKRSFGPYSLQGGSVGAFEGKKIGRKKNLALLAEEIELLQTEVGSLQQAVDELRLRQKQLRQADRSREIQTAERGHQQLLQKHISLEGKLEGFEQFKAETKSQKEQLRTELKKIRNDKREIEGELEFQEDQLEQLQRRLGKKNMAFKEQAQELSQASSQYNQKHIEQLRQQNRLEGLDKEWQFAQRQAQELQQQLKQDQEALEEGEKKEQSLLLAQEDSQKQLQELYEDRQLYKARLSDVEQQFFSGRGEIQTLEEHWEEGQKQLQKRQELFQLQKERFAELKMQLSNIAERLRIEFELQLSQLLEHEVQSELPEKELDQKVEQLRLRINNYGAVNEMAIEAFDEAKERFDFIGEQRQDLVEAKDSLMQTIDEIDDTASKKFMQAFEEAREHFIRVFRSLFLEDDTCDLLLSDPQNPLESRIEIIAKPKGKRPLSINQLSGGEKTLTATALLFSLYLLKPAPFCIFDEVDAPLDDTNIAKFNNIIKDFSANSQFIIVTHNKKTMAAVDVMYGVSMQQGVSQVIPVDFRMLQPQ from the coding sequence ATGCGACTAAAAAGTTTAGAAATAAAGGGATTTAAGAGCTTTGCGGATAAAACGGTCATCAATTTTTCGGAAGATGTGATTGGGATCGTAGGCTCCAATGGCTGCGGAAAGTCTAATATTGTAGATTCGATTCGCTGGGTGTTGGGAGAGCAAAAAACTAAACAGCTCCGTTCAGACAGCATGACCAGCGTGATTTTTAATGGGACCAGCAAGCGCAAAGCGGCCGCCTTGGCCGAGGTAAGTCTGCGCTTTGAAAACGACAGAGGTGTATTGCCCACCGAATTTCAGGAAGTGACCATTAAAAGAGCGTTGCATAAAGACGGCAGTGGAGAATACTACCTCAATGGAGTCAAATGTAGATTAAAAGACATCAATAACCTGCTTTCTGATACGGGTATGGGCTCCGACTCTTATGCTATCATTGCTCTGGGGATGGTAGATGATTTGTTGCAGGATAAAGACAACAGCCGCCTCAAGCTTTTTGAACAGGCGGCGGGCATCTCTAAATATAAAATTCGCAAAAAAGAAACCCTACGCAAGCTCAAACAAACCGCAGAGGACCTCGAGCGGGTGGAAGACCTATTGCATGAGGTGGAGCAACAGCTCAAAACCCTAGAACGGCAGGCCAAGCGGGCCAAGCGCTATCTAGAGCTCAAAAGCGAATATAAACAGTTGAGCATTGACCTACAGGCCATTCGGATTAGAGGCTTGCGCAAAGATTATTCGGAGCTCGAAAAAAAGATGGCGCAAGAGCAGCAGCAAATTCAAAAACAACAAGGCGAGCAAGAACTGGAGCAAGAGCGCTTGCGCTCGGCCAAGCGAGAACAATTAGAAAAAGAACAACGCTTATCGGCTGCCCAGCAAAAGCTCAACCAGTTGATTGGGCGCATCAAGGGCCTAGAGAACGAGCAAAAGATGAAAGCTCAAGAAGCCCTCTTTTTGCAGCAAAACAAAGAAAAACTATTGGACCGTCTGCGCTCGGGCAAAGAACGCCTATCGGCCGCCCAACAAAATGCCGACCGCTATGCCCAGCAAAAGAAAACCGAGGAAGAGGTCCTAGAGATCCTTTCCGATGCCCTCTATGAGGCCCAAGAACAACTCGCTAAAATTCGTTCGGAACATGGGCAGCTCAAAATAGAAGTAGAACAATTTCTGGAAGAGCAAAAGAGCATGCAAGAGCGTTTGGTACAGGCCGAAAAAGAAATGGCGGTCTATGAAACGGAACAAAACAACCTCAAAAAGCAGTACCGACAAATTGATGAGCGTTTGGCCCAACGTGCCGAAGAGCTCAAGGCGGTCGAGCTGGCCTATAGAGAAAGTGCGAGCGAGCTACAGACCCAAAAAGGCATATTGGAAGGGCTGCAACAGGCCGAAGAAATCCGAAAAAGCGAACTAGAAAACGTAGAGCAACAACTGGAAAGCGAAAGTCAGCTTTTGCAGCAGAAAAACCGTTTGTTGGATGCCAAAAGCAACGAAAAAAAGTTGTTAGAGGATTTGGTCAAGAGCATGGAGGGCTATGCCCAATCTGTAAAATTCTTGCATCAGAACGATAGCTGGACCGACAAGCCGGCTCTCTTATCGGACCTCTTTTATTGTCCAGAAGAATATCGCTTAGCGGTAGAAAACTACCTCTCTCCCTACCTCAACTACTATGTGGTCCAAACGGCAGAAGAAGCCTATAAGGCGGTACAGCTCCTAGAGGAAGCCGAAAAGGGAAAAGCCAACTTCTTTGTCCTAGACTGGATGGCGCTCAAAGGCGAAAAACAATTATCGGTTCCGGGCGCTCAGGCGGTTTTGGAGCTAGTAGACTATGAAGCGGATTACGAAGCCTTGGCCCAACAGCTATTCGCTCAGGTCTATATATTGGAAGAGGGCCAAGAGCGGCCTGCTCAAAGCCCAGGACATTTTTTGTCTAAAGACGGAAAGCGAAGTTTTGGTCCCTACAGCCTGCAGGGGGGCTCTGTTGGCGCCTTTGAGGGGAAAAAGATTGGGCGAAAGAAAAATCTGGCCCTTTTGGCTGAGGAAATCGAGTTATTGCAGACCGAAGTGGGCAGTCTACAACAAGCCGTAGATGAGTTGCGCCTGCGCCAAAAACAATTGCGCCAAGCCGACCGCAGCCGAGAGATCCAAACCGCAGAAAGAGGCCATCAGCAGCTCTTGCAAAAGCACATTAGCTTGGAGGGAAAACTAGAGGGCTTCGAGCAATTTAAGGCAGAAACCAAAAGTCAAAAAGAGCAGCTCCGTACAGAGCTCAAAAAGATACGAAACGACAAAAGGGAAATAGAGGGAGAGCTGGAGTTTCAGGAAGATCAACTGGAGCAACTACAAAGACGGTTGGGCAAAAAGAATATGGCCTTTAAGGAACAAGCCCAAGAGCTTTCTCAGGCCTCTTCTCAATACAACCAAAAACATATTGAGCAGCTCAGGCAACAAAACCGCCTAGAGGGCCTAGACAAAGAATGGCAGTTTGCCCAACGGCAGGCCCAAGAGCTGCAGCAACAGCTCAAGCAAGACCAAGAAGCCTTAGAGGAGGGCGAAAAGAAAGAACAAAGCCTGTTATTGGCCCAAGAAGATAGCCAAAAGCAGCTACAAGAGCTCTATGAAGACCGACAGCTCTATAAGGCTCGCCTCTCTGATGTGGAGCAACAATTCTTTAGTGGTCGTGGCGAAATCCAAACCCTAGAAGAACATTGGGAAGAGGGCCAAAAACAATTGCAAAAACGACAAGAGCTCTTTCAATTGCAAAAGGAACGCTTTGCCGAACTTAAGATGCAGTTGTCTAATATCGCCGAGCGCCTCCGCATTGAGTTTGAGCTGCAACTCTCTCAGCTCCTAGAGCATGAGGTCCAAAGCGAACTGCCCGAAAAGGAATTGGACCAAAAGGTAGAGCAGCTCCGCCTGCGAATCAATAATTATGGGGCCGTCAATGAAATGGCGATCGAGGCCTTTGATGAGGCCAAGGAACGTTTCGATTTTATTGGCGAGCAGCGGCAAGACCTTGTCGAGGCCAAGGACAGCCTGATGCAAACCATTGATGAAATTGATGATACGGCCAGCAAAAAGTTTATGCAGGCCTTTGAAGAGGCCCGTGAGCATTTTATTCGGGTCTTTCGCTCTCTCTTCCTAGAAGATGATACCTGCGACCTGCTGCTTTCTGATCCGCAAAATCCACTAGAGTCTCGCATCGAGATTATTGCTAAGCCCAAGGGAAAGCGCCCGCTTTCTATTAACCAGCTTTCGGGGGGAGAGAAAACCCTGACCGCTACGGCGCTGCTCTTTTCGCTCTATCTGCTCAAACCGGCCCCTTTCTGTATCTTTGATGAGGTGGATGCGCCTTTGGATGATACCAATATTGCCAAGTTCAATAATATCATCAAGGATTTTTCGGCCAATTCTCAGTTTATTATCGTTACGCATAATAAGAAGACGATGGCGGCGGTAGACGTAATGTATGGCGTGAGCATGCAGCAGGGCGTTTCTCAGGTCATTCCCGTCGATTTCCGTATGTTGCAGCCTCAATAG
- a CDS encoding YkvA family protein translates to MQEEHKEEEEKELTPAMKEFADGDEPLEDKGLLISETWLYKIFVKSAYRFLNKPLALLQLLKQSAERLQRYDSARELGADVLEQFQLLFRMVRAYAKGEYKGVSLQGVVLSIAALLYFVAPLDFIPDFLVIGLVDDIALILWLVKNYQKELEDFQSWEDAQKIQIEIEPNPIQEEKDQSQEP, encoded by the coding sequence ATGCAAGAAGAACATAAAGAAGAAGAAGAAAAGGAATTGACTCCCGCCATGAAAGAGTTTGCCGATGGCGATGAACCCTTAGAAGACAAAGGCCTGCTGATTTCAGAAACTTGGTTATATAAGATTTTTGTCAAATCAGCTTATCGTTTTCTCAACAAGCCCCTAGCTTTGCTGCAATTGCTCAAGCAATCTGCCGAGCGCCTACAGCGCTACGATAGCGCCCGAGAACTAGGCGCCGACGTGCTCGAACAATTTCAACTACTCTTTAGAATGGTCCGAGCCTATGCCAAGGGCGAGTATAAGGGCGTTTCTTTGCAAGGAGTGGTGCTTTCTATTGCGGCCTTGCTTTATTTTGTAGCGCCTCTAGACTTTATTCCCGATTTCCTAGTCATTGGTTTGGTGGATGATATTGCCTTAATTCTATGGTTAGTTAAGAATTACCAAAAGGAATTGGAGGACTTTCAGTCTTGGGAGGATGCCCAGAAGATACAAATCGAAATTGAGCCTAATCCCATACAGGAGGAAAAGGACCAAAGCCAAGAGCCATAA